A window of Chanodichthys erythropterus isolate Z2021 chromosome 16, ASM2448905v1, whole genome shotgun sequence genomic DNA:
CTTTGTAGTTtgtatgttttgttgtttttgtatatACCTCATAATTATATGTAGGCCTATGTTGTATGCACATTttgtaataaatacatttacagaatctttaaatgcattaaattaaaagaACAAAACTTGTAGCTATGCTTTATTTTGAAAAGTTACACTTATCAAGTCAAGAAATGATAAGTAAAAGAAATCTAAAAAGTTCACTGTGGAAGGAAACATTCACAGTTTACAAGTTGTTACAAATTAgttgagggaaaaaaattaaaaaggggGTGGGGTTGAGCTCTGATATAGGACTATGGGAATATAAATATGGTCTTGATCTCTgtaagaaaaaacaacaacaatgtagATTGAAAAGAACGTTTTGGCACGGGCAAAAGAACAACATAGCATGAGAATTCATGAAATCAATGCtgcaaattttacatttttatcaggTAAAAATAATATCACATATGTGGTTTAAAGGTACTGTGTCCATTCTCTCATTGTCCTCTGTGAGGCTCTTGATATTAAATGAAACTAATGTAATGTAGTGAAGAAAAGTTGACTGCAGTGATATTTCATTCATCCTCCAACTTTTAAGTATCTTGAACAATCACAAGAAGTCTATGTAAGTACATACAAAATAACAAAGTTATTTGTCGGACTGCTGCACTGAAACAATTACAAAGATAGCTTATCATCCTGATATTAACTGGAGTTTGCATTTAAATTGACTGAATATCCCAAATTGGAGCACTGCTAAAGCAAACACATATTTACTGTATTAACTGAATCATTAACATTTAATCAAAGGAGTTTTCACACTCTCCCAATGCACAGTCAACATAGTTTCATGAATGACAGGGTTAGATGTTGCAGAGTCTGTAGTTCCTGTATAGGCTCAGGTTAATGCTTTAATCAGGTACAGTTTATCTCCCTCCTCACTAGTAAAAATGGGGGCCTTTTTGTAATGATCCACCAAATCCTCCATGGAGCTGAACTTGCGCTGACCAATGCAGTAGAATCCATCTTTTAGCTGCACTTTGAAATGCTTGTTCTTGTACACTGCCTTGAGAGAGATGGAGAAGTCGTTTGGCTggaaagtaaaaaataaagtgttgtgttcataacaaaacacaaattaaattgTTTGTGacttaaggcccgttcacaccatgAACGATAAGTATATTTACGTCCACATCTCGTGTGCACAACgcttttgctgttcttgttgcatttacatggctttaaccagcagatgtccccAGCAGTGTTTTGACAGCTAatgtaatcgatctaatctaacacTGAATTTACTGACGAAGTCAATATAGTGGTATAAAAAAACAACGCcttgtctttttcactgcaacttcaaaggaagcaagacaatgttgtcaaaactaacgctggatacctgaggtaattttatgttatgtttgctagcctggcataATGATTTCATAGTTAAAGttcccctgtagtcaataattttatcccttaaaactgatctttgatcactaaaattacatatttaaacgtttttttcctgtgcaaaaaaaaagtggaactaagtaagatttgcgaagctcccccttcagtgaatcacactgttgtaaatactccaagcacagctctggactacaacgactacaacgctcaccagcgcagtagttttgcaaatacagtacaagaaatctcgatggaggtgggtaattttcgaaattgtcttataaagtcataatatatcaattttttttttaattaccgtaaagcattttgccactctcgcgtgaacgtgaacatgaggtgAGATTGTGTCGGTTtggcgcagctcaacttgcaagtgctgtattctggcgtagacATGCacacctcaaacacaccactacaagtcaattaatcatcgtaaggacttagaaaactatttatgaaggtaaaaacgTTACTTATTTCtgctttaaaatagcttgaatgcaaCTCTACACCTTGCCTCATGTAATATAcacggatctatgaatatgttAAGTAGCCCCGCCCCCACTCACTCGCACGAGCTCAGacgagatccactcggtcaacttactgaggtaaatgctgcacaacagtggtggcttttttacaacgtcggacacataacggtaattaatattattagcgTTTTGCTTGACTACTTTATCAAACAggtaataatgtgttgctaatgttacacaaaccatgtttacattcacgagtcagacagctgccttctaacaatcggTATTCTtacaaatgctttgaacaactcagaacagcagtggagaaaggcatactGTAGTTCAACATAACATTGTAAAATGCATCATACACCCGCTATATTGCTACATCTacccgatttttcatatcaacagaaaaaaaaaagcgtgATAACCTTCTTTTGAAACTCCCACagtcagttaatgatatgctaaagtcCGCTGCCACattgacatgattggttacaaggtagtttgtgacgtcagaaccaccagcgatttcaaaccacgggtttgagactgtctttggtttattgcagttttaaagagaaaatattcagcaatggtgttgacttatgaatttgcatatggtttgtcttaaagcatattaaaaacaccagacagatatataaacaacattaaaaacttgattttcacaaaCACTGGTGGCATTTACTGGACCCCTGCGAATAACTTCTCTGCAATGTCGTCTGCTATTTTAAATGCGCGAGCCCTTAAATTAGAAAGGATTCttattggctgtcagtgttttagcattcaacagctggaaaaaaatccttctgaaagtgatcccaatgATATCTTTTTTCTTTATCATTATCATAAAGCTGTGGTGTGCacagtgctattcttttatatttataacaatttttatatattttattgttatcgTTCTtagtgtgaatgggcctttatatttaaaaaatacttaaataaataaataaatgaaaaaatgcaaaattcCATTCATACTGCCAGAAGCTTGTTATATTAATTAggattttttaatataaagtaaaaaagtaaaaattatattaattctaAAAACAATATACACTGCCATCccaaagtttggaaacacccctggcaaagtgtggttttggacatcaaaatatcatatcagcataaatccttatcattttttggtgcaaatacattaaagtaacttgacgttatcattgaagaccagccataataattttcattttgattacataatattggcaacatgtcaaagtcagacatgcccctttgccagctgtgatgcctggttactggtttaaactcggcccaagttttctaaaagatttttgggtcagcacaccttaatagcttcaacaattgattgccaattaagtttagaatacaatgaaccaattagaacccagtttaggtcagataactgctaatggtggatattttgaaaTCGAAAATTTGTATGAAAGTATTGTCAAAGTAtgaactgtttatgtaataaaatatgtttttgtagtttgtgttgtcccttatcagtgcaaaattatcacaaattaaaaaggattcatgccaatattgtccaaaatcccacttttctagggtgtttccaaacatttggagggcagtgtagtATGGACACATTTTCAACTTGAATTCAATTACCGTAGACTCGCTGTCTCTGATGAGGAAGTCACCATCCGCACCCCTCTGGTTCAAGACCATCTCAGCCTGGTGCCGTGTCAATTTCCCATAGTACCATTGTTTTCCTCCAAACTTTCCATCCATAGAGGGCTTAATGTCATAGTTTGAAGTAGGTTGTCCTGAATTCCCTAGTTCTATATGTGTTTTCTGTACAACAGTAACATAGTTCTTGGGCACTAAACCTACTTGCCCGTTTTCCTTTCTACACTTCCACCATTCAGGGTCATTCTCAGGTTTCTCCAACACATACATAAGTTCATCTTTGTTGAAACTCAGTTCCTCGGCATTGCTTGAGCTGAAATGATAAAGTGCCTGTACAGTCTGCAGAACCTGAGAGCCGTTGATATTGTGCCCCACTGAAGCCAGTTTATCATTGAGAGAGCTCATAGAATCGCCCCTCATTGTCCTGTCCAGATCCTCTGTGACATAATTAGAGGGAAACCACCCAGAAAGGCCATTATAGGTTCCTCGCCACCAACCGTCGCTGCACTTCTCCATGACGATGACCCTTGTGCCCTTCACCAAAGAGAGCTCGTCCTCCCGCTCTGCGGTGTAGTTGAACTTCACCAGTGCGGGCAGGTTGAGGTCATACAGTCGCTCATCGCTGTCATATTTCTCTCCGCTGGAGGGCAAATCTCGCACACAGCCTTTCTGCTTCACTTTCCCAATCCCTGCAGtcataaaaagtgtttttttactgttaatATGAGCATGGACTGTTTTTTGACAAATGTGCTATTATGAAACTTATCTTTATAATGTGCCACATAGAAATggtcacatttatattaatatatactgATATTATACAATTAATTTAACCACTTGAAATTAAATCCAAAGCCCATAAAAGTTATACAAATATAGTAAAATTTGCGACCAGTAAGATACTTTTTTAAGTCTCTTAAGCTTAAgactgcattaatttgatcagaaatacagtaaaacagtaatactgtgaaatatttttacaagtaaaattaaattcattcctgtgatgaattttcagcatcattactccagtcttcagtgtcacatgatcctttaacACTTCTTgtcattttcaatgttgaaagttgtgctgcttaatatttttgttgaataatttttttccaggattctttgatcaatagaaagttcaaaagaacataatttatttgaaatagaaagcttttgtaatattataaatgtctgtttatctgtttaccaaaattttgaatgatagtgtacaTCAGAGTGAATATAGGCAAAGTGGGACAGTTATATATGATCCGATTgctaattttaaaacaattaaagggatagttcacccaaaaatgaaaatttgatgtttatctgcttacccccagggcatccaagatgtagatgactttttttcttcagtcgaacgcaaactatgatttttaactacaaccgctgccgtctgtcagtcaaataatagcagtgattaggaacttgaacaataagagttgaaaaaacttccatagacaaatccaaattaaaccctgcagctcgtgacggcacattgatgtcctaagacacgaaacgatcggtttgtgcgagaaaccgaacagtatttatatcattttttaactctaatacaccactatgtcctacttcgttcagcttccggctagtgaggtctgatcgcgctctgacaacgtaagtgatgtctcgcgctcattgaagtatatgggcgagacatcacttccgtcttcagaacgcgttttttgacctcactaacaggaagctgaacgaagtaggacatagtggtgtattagaggtaaaaatgatataaataatgttcggtttctcgcacaaaccaatcgtttcgtgtcttaggacattaatgtgtcgtcacgagccgcaggttttaattttgatttgtctaagcaagttttatttacggttatagttgaagttcccaatcactgctattatttgactgacagacggcagcgcttgcagttaaaaatcataatttgcgttcgactgaagaaaaaaagtcaccttcatctaggatgcactgggggtaagcagataaacatcaaattttcatttttgggtgaactatccctttaagcatttGGGTTTCAAGTTGAAGATCTCACACCATGGTAAGGAACAGtgtatataattattatgtatatataaataaacacacatacatgtatacatttttttttttaaatatttacatgtgtatatattatatacattatataaatattttatatataaatatgttttttgttaaatatatgaagagttcagatgcaaaagcctctaagtgccacctgaaattttcttctaaaaagagcatttttatcaagctcataTGTTTtggttcagttatttcactttcatGGCAATTAATAAGTCCTTTTCATtgcaattaaagtgaaataactgaacataaacatacaagcttgattaaaaatgctaattttagaagaaaatttcagatggcacttagaggcttttgcatctgaactcttcatatatacatgcatgtttgtgtattttaatataataaatatacacagtacacacacatatatgtaaacacaaacttttattttggatgcgattaatcgtttgaaggcacaaaaaatatatacagtaaattATGATGTGAAATGtataagaaaatacaaaatttaattcaaaataatttgtcaaattcattttcaaatagttttttttccctctgtcCCACTTTTGGTTCACTGGTATACCAATGACAGTGTTACTGTTGCACAATCACAGACCAGCTGACAGCCAAACTCATAATAATTGTTTGAGTGCTACAGACTTAAAACCTGCACATCATTAGAACAAATATCATCTTGTTTCATCATGACTTGAGTATGCTAATAATGTAGCCTAAACATTGACAAACTGACATTTGACAGGTTTACCATCTCTCATAAATTGTTTTACATAACTACTAAATCAAGTTAGGAAAATACTCCCTGATCCCAAAAGAGAGGAATTCCAATTTAGTGATTAGGCAATGAAACATAAGTTTAACATACTCGTGATTGCTTTAACATACTCATTTCTGGGCCTGAATCCACTGAATCCACTCTAAAATACACACCCAGTGCTGTCAACATCTCCTTTTCCTTTCAGAAAAATGTTGGTCAAAGAGTAAAATACGGTGCAAAAAAATGTACACTACCGTACTGAAAGTTAGGAATCGCTAtggaatgtttgtttttaaaataaactgatACATGTTCACCattgatgcattaaattaaattaacataTTCAACTGAAGTTTCATCTCATGCTTTCTGCAGAACTTCCCACAGGCTTTTTAGGGCATTTCTCACTGGCCTTGCCACTGAAAGGTTCTCACAACAGCACAACttcttatttacttattttagttTCAGAATAAAATTTATTTGTGAAACCCTGCCTAAAGGCCAGCAGCATCCCAGGGGCTTCTCTTCTTCACTGTTGCTGATGAAACTGATATTTGACATGTACTTTTCAATGAAGCTGCCAGCTGAGCACCAGTGAGGGGGCTGTTTGATGTACTTCTCATCTTGTTTTTGTGCagcagggctgtccacttcactctcTACTGGTTGGATCCAGTTTGCTCTCTTCTTTCAAGAGAGTAGTTCACAGACAAGTCTTCAGAAGAACAATAGGCTAATGAGTTTCTAGAAACATGTTTCTTTTTATCCATTGTTGAAACCAAAATTTGAATCCCAAATTGTTGAATAGGCTTTTAGCTAAAACCTATTGCTGGTGTATGTGAATGGCATTTAATCTAAACAACACTAATTCTCTTCAGAGACAATCTTTTATTATATACCACAAACTCAATCATCAACTTTTAATAAAAGATCTATTATTCCCCAAGAATATCCATACATGGGAGTTAACTTGTAAGAATGTCCaagaaatggcaaaaaaaaaaaaagaaacatcccTCCAAATGAAAGGGAAATCCCATTTTTGCCTATCCATGAACATCAACAGGAAGAAAAAGCAGAAGAGTGATAGAAGAGTTTCCTGTAAAATAAACACCAGTACAAAAATGGGGTAGAGCATTGAAATGTAAAACAGCCTTGTGCTCCTCATTCATATGGAATTACAGAGCTCATCTGCTCCATCAAAATCAGACTTTCCAAACTCATCCATAACAGCCGCTATATTCCAAGAGaccatggaaacattaaagTCACAGGCATAAAATTGGAGGGAAAACAAGTTGTCAGTGATAAATCACTATCATGGTCAATGCAAGAGGTAAAACCATCATGTGGATGTGTGGAAAAGCCAATGAAGttgaaattttatttcaatgGAAATTCCAGGCAACGGTAATGAAAGCAGGATCCATACAGATCTTAACTGTCTTTATGGCGTGACTCAAGGACGGATCTTGAGGCACCATGTCCTGTCTGCTTTTGTTTCATTTCCTCTGACAGCCAGAATAACGGCAGCTCAGCTTTACGGTCATTTTCCACACGCGGAAAAACATTCAAAAGCAGAGATAAGGCAGAATTCTTCCTAAAGAAAAAACCTTGGCATCACAGGTATATATTAAAACAGCACACTAAGAGACTGTCATAAAGTCTTCAGTTCTCCAAAAGCTGACCAGAGATCCAATAAGTATAGAGTTTGTAACAGGTTTGAAATGAGTTTGCATATGTTTGACAAAGTTTGCATGTGGCTTTTTTCCAATTTCACCATTTTTCCCATGAAACACAACAGAACATTTTGAATTGAGCTAATTTTGTTGTCATCTGCCCTCAATATTGAATGAGATATCTCGCTAATTCCAGGTTTTAATAAAGCTGAGTGTGATTATCAATGTAACGTGACCCGTGGCAAGCTGCTTTCTCGAATCCACGACAGGAATCGAGAGAACGCAGCCAAATCACCCTGCCTTTGTTTCTTTTCGGGCTGAGCTCACTCCACCAATGACATCATAAGACAAATAGCCTCTTCACAAACAGATGTAGCATCTAAGAACTGTCAGCAAAGGTAGCGCCGTTAATTCTCAGAGCGACGCAACACTCGCATCCACACAAATATAAACCCGTGATGAACTTCTGCATGTGTTTCTGTTCACTTTTGACCTCACAGCTGCTCTGTCCTTTTCTTTCTCAATATATTTAGTTTTCTGGCTAATTTTCCGCAACAGAATTCTGAGTgcaaaaattacacaaatagCACTTGAGACATTTTCCCTTTGTGCAGGAATCGGTCACGCCTCCGTTTGGTATACAATAGCCTCTCTGAACTTCCACGGCATACTAatgcacagagagagaaagaaaggcaGACACAGAGAGCAAGAAAGAGAGCTGGCAGGAGGCCATCAAAGCAGCCTGCAATCTTTCCTCTCTTCTCCTGAATTTTCAAGTCTAGCTATTCAAAATGACTAAACAAAACCAGTGCAAAAAAAAGCAATGCAAATAAGGAGTCTCGTTTGTTGAAGTGTTCTGTCCCTTGCTACTGTTCTTTTGTCCTGCAAGATCCGCTCCTTCACCGAGTCTGCCAAGTCACGACACCCCACTGTCTTGTCCACTGTAATACCGGGAATAAAACACTGTGAAATGCTGAAGGGGAAGAAGTACgtaatgagagagaaagaaaccCAGAGTCAAAGGCCTCAATTATTCATTGCCTCACATCCTTCTGTTTTCCTGCGCTAGAAATCTGCGTTGAATTAGACAGCTTCCGGCCGCCTTCACAGAGCAGCTTAGTTGACAGTAGAGGAGGTTGAGGGGGCCTACATGGGTTTCTGCTTTGATTTTCGTTTTTTAAGACTGTCCAAGCTACCCTGAAGGGCCTGGTGCtatttcctctctctctcttatggaCAGTTTtatagaaaaaagaaagtatttGAAGTACCTGAGTGTAACATAAATGCCCTATAAAATGTATGTCAATGAGCTTGCGGTTGTGCGTATGACATTATATGAGTGACTCATCTTGGTTTACAACCCAGAGTCACACAAGAAACCAAAAACGTGTCATATTCACTGAACTcataataacatttttaaattcttAATATAATGGAAGAGAAACACATATTCTGAATAATCACAAGCTGAACAATATTTCTGAAGAGGACAGGGATTTTTGCACATACAGTCATTGAAACCCTTATTCACCCACTTTAAGCTCATCATATTGGGCAAAGAGGGTAAGATAAAGGACAGTTACAAAGGGCTGACAACATAATTACATCAAGTATGAAGAAATTCACAGAAATGGTTCTTTCTTCAGAGATTAAGTTTATATGCCAACAGTACATGCAAGGCAATGGCAACAACTTTAAACAAAAGTGATACATGTATTTGTACTTAAGTGGAAAAGATATAAATATGTACTCACGAAAGAAGTGTTTAAAAAGGTTGGCCATATCCATTCCCAGCTCTGCGAGCGGCCCCCTCTCTCACACACTATCGCTCTCTCTGTAACAGAGCAGCAGCTATTCCATGAGAACTTCCTGAAAGTCCAGAGTTATTGACAGAGGGACTCTCCACCCCACACACATGACTGTCCTCAACCAATGGCTGTCAAGGAGTCCTTTCTGTAGACTCTgtagtggctggctgggcttcAAACATTTACAGGGTTTTCTGTGGAAACTCAAGGCAACTAtgtaacatcacaactataattCATTTCTACCTATTTCTACTTAAAACCTTAAGTTCAGTTGTTGCATtcaattttaaagtataatCAAACTGTCTGTATAGTCATTTCAACTTAAATAAGCTGattttagggttagggttagtagaaataagttgacatgtagttgcaaagttacataTAGTTAGTTGAATGTCtaaaggggaccatcaaaataaagtgttaccaaaatatatTCTTTGCATTTCACTTCTGCTCGTTTCTTAGTCTAGCTTTCTAATTGTACACTAAATACTGTTGGCTCTGTAACAAATAGCTTATATTTCTCTATTTTAAGGCACTTTAGATAAAAGCAgctaataaatgcataaatgtaactTAAAGATTGATACATATTTATATGTACACATATAGCAGactgatcacaggaatacattacactttacaatatattcacatagaacaCAGCTATTTTAAACTGAAACTAAAGCTGTTAAAATTGAAATGTGTCACGGACtgcatttcccatcatcctccctgGCACCTAACCACACACACTCGTCTAGGCCTCATCACCAGCACTATagccaccttatttttcaatgcagaagtaaggtgttttctgtgaatgtgcaagACTTCCAATTTGCACTACAAACCAAcgtgtttataattaaaacacatacattaaaataatatggtaaGAAATACCAGATTGAAATATCAAGCAGTATAACGAAAGCTAAAAATACCTGGAAGCAAATGACACCGGAAGCCAAACATTAAAATGACACTGGaagccaaaaattaaaattaagacaaaaaaataaataaataaggtggatagagaATAGACACTCCCTCAGTCATTTCTGACCTTGTCTGATTCTATATGTTCGTCCTTCCATTAAGAAAATGACCAACTTCATCCAATGTCGTCTAGGGATGGGAAACATGGGTTCGCAGGTGTCTGATAAGGCCAATTCGAGCACGGAAGTGTCTGGCAATGTGGGCAGATCAGGTGAGCTGGGGTGCTCTCTGCCATTTGACTGTTGCTTGCTCAGGCTTTGCGTGCAGccctttttttctttgcttctgAGAGTGTGGCCCCATTGGTTACAGCAAGGTGCCACGCTGAGCATTTCAGGGCAAAGTGTTCCAATGAAGAGGGGTCCATGCCAAAGTCTTTCAATGAGGCTTTGCCAAGACTACTTGCCATGCTTCTTGCCTGCTTTATGTTCCTGACTACCTTGCTTACCTCATCTAAGTCATCTTCCATTTAGTTGTATTCCAGTCATCCCTTGCCTCAGTGTTGTCCCCTTGTGTTTGTATGCTCCAAAGATTCTATAAGACAAAGACTCAAAGTCAACAATACAAATCTATTTCATCTGCTAACGATCTCCAGTATCATCTCTTATCTGTTTATGCACTGTGTTACTGACATATCTGCAAACAAACCTACCTGTTTGGGTTTTACCTCAGTTTTGGTCATCGCGTCCAAGCCTGAGCATGACaaaatgaagctgaaataaatatataataaatataaatattacatgaaaaactgaccaaataaaaaatgaaaaaaaaataaaataaaataaaaaaataaaataaaaaaatgaactaactGAAATAGGTTGaagtacaaaacaaaattattaaatgaacagtttcattgcaaaacgagataactccatttttaacatttgtcaaaacatgtttattattatgttatcatgttattattttgttttatggtgctacttagatgtattttttaagttatgaaggtttaaatcaaaacaaaccaactgcagttgaattgatattaattggaatgcacaaccaaaaaacaagatttttgaaaaattaaaaaaactgagtatttcgttttgcaacgaaactcttcaaatatatatatatatatatatatatatatatatatatatatatatatatatatatatatatatatatatatatatatatatagtactgtccaaaagtcttaggcacgtcaaTATTTTCACACCAAAAAACGGTTTTAAGCCAAttatttagatattttgttgtagtgtgtcagtaggaaatatcaaagcacatttccaaacattcattttgccattaattttaataatccagtgagttttttgaatgcacaaggagtctgacaacagccggtgctccacacggaaatctgatctcaccatcatcgagtctgtctgtgattacatgaagaaacagaaacagaagaaactgagacaaactaaatccagaagaactgtggccgtgtctccaAGTCATCTCAATCTTTCCCAGTCATCTCAAAACTGGAACACGCAAACACAGACAAGCGGAGTAACGCAAACAGAAAAGTCCAAATCATTGTGCTAGTAAAGCTGCTCGAGAACCGGGACTGACTGTTGTATAcctttatattttactttttactatACACATTGTTCTAAAGCAGccttacagaaaaaataaaaagaaaaacggGTTTACAACCTCACAAAGATCAAGCCAAATTCAACAGATGAGGAAGAAAAGAAACTAAGGC
This region includes:
- the nck1a gene encoding SH2/SH3 adapter protein Nck1 translates to MDMANLFKHFFRIGKVKQKGCVRDLPSSGEKYDSDERLYDLNLPALVKFNYTAEREDELSLVKGTRVIVMEKCSDGWWRGTYNGLSGWFPSNYVTEDLDRTMRGDSMSSLNDKLASVGHNINGSQVLQTVQALYHFSSSNAEELSFNKDELMYVLEKPENDPEWWKCRKENGQVGLVPKNYVTVVQKTHIELGNSGQPTSNYDIKPSMDGKFGGKQWYYGKLTRHQAEMVLNQRGADGDFLIRDSESTPNDFSISLKAVYKNKHFKVQLKDGFYCIGQRKFSSMEDLVDHYKKAPIFTSEEGDKLYLIKALT